A section of the Aminiphilus circumscriptus DSM 16581 genome encodes:
- a CDS encoding FHA domain-containing protein: MGLIRCEKGHYYDEQKHSSCPYCGVKELEEEISRFTPLETNGDAPEDDEGKTVRLSRPSGGPEGFALGGGREGETVAYLRSRTGMDPVTGWLVCVEGPEKGRDYRIRSERNTIGRSDQMDICIRGDETISRTNHAFIVFDPRKNIFRVQAGEGRGLTYRNGEEVILSEKLEPYDVIEVGRTRLLFVPLCGERFSWE; the protein is encoded by the coding sequence GTGGGATTGATCCGTTGCGAAAAGGGACACTACTACGACGAACAGAAGCACAGCTCCTGCCCCTATTGCGGCGTCAAGGAACTGGAGGAGGAAATCTCCCGTTTCACCCCCCTCGAGACCAACGGTGACGCACCCGAGGACGACGAGGGAAAAACCGTGCGCCTCTCCAGACCTTCCGGAGGCCCCGAGGGGTTTGCGCTGGGCGGCGGCAGAGAAGGCGAGACCGTGGCGTACCTGCGCTCCCGAACCGGAATGGACCCCGTCACGGGGTGGCTCGTCTGCGTGGAGGGACCGGAGAAGGGGCGGGACTACCGCATCCGGAGCGAACGAAACACCATCGGCCGGAGCGACCAGATGGACATCTGCATCCGCGGGGACGAGACCATCTCCCGGACAAACCACGCCTTCATCGTCTTCGATCCCCGGAAGAACATCTTCCGCGTCCAGGCCGGAGAGGGGCGGGGACTGACCTACCGGAACGGCGAGGAAGTCATCCTCTCGGAAAAACTCGAGCCCTACGACGTGATCGAGGTGGGGCGGACGCGGCTTCTCTTCGTGCCGCTCTGCGGGGAGCGCTTCTCATGGGAATGA
- a CDS encoding PP2C family protein-serine/threonine phosphatase, whose translation MTFSAFPEEDWLRRFTLSKGRRPGHNEDASGELYSSRGLLAALADGLGGHAGGEIASRLAVETALAAWRRREEAPDAADRDDAECPGSPGHGSLWIGHTLERCLQEAHEALLHRTRQEGLPPLLTTLALLWIGANGVMGWCSLGDTRVHLFRGGALEIRTRDHSLVQALVESGRVPLRNARRHPERNVLTAALGDPNVENLSPEIFCGEVKRGDAFLLCTDGFWEWLAEVEMLADLLATEDPAAWIFRMELRLYGHLLRETERNGQKGKLLDDYSAVAVLVGADTAANDTDDRREDPWD comes from the coding sequence GTGACGTTTTCCGCTTTCCCCGAAGAGGATTGGCTGCGCCGTTTTACCCTCTCCAAAGGCAGACGTCCGGGGCATAATGAGGATGCTTCGGGGGAGTTGTATTCCTCCCGAGGGCTTCTCGCGGCACTCGCGGACGGCCTGGGAGGCCACGCGGGGGGAGAGATCGCCTCCCGCCTTGCCGTGGAGACCGCCCTCGCCGCCTGGCGGCGCCGCGAGGAGGCTCCGGACGCGGCAGATCGGGATGACGCGGAATGCCCCGGTTCGCCCGGCCACGGCTCCCTGTGGATAGGGCATACGCTGGAGCGGTGCCTTCAGGAAGCTCACGAGGCACTGCTGCACCGAACCCGGCAGGAGGGACTTCCGCCGCTTCTGACCACCCTGGCCCTCCTCTGGATCGGCGCAAACGGTGTCATGGGCTGGTGCTCCCTGGGCGACACCCGGGTGCACCTCTTCCGCGGAGGAGCCCTCGAAATCCGCACCCGCGACCACTCTCTGGTGCAGGCCCTTGTGGAGAGCGGACGTGTGCCTCTCCGGAACGCACGGCGGCATCCCGAGCGAAACGTGCTCACCGCCGCGCTGGGAGATCCGAATGTGGAAAACCTCTCCCCGGAGATCTTCTGCGGAGAGGTGAAGCGCGGAGACGCCTTCCTTCTCTGCACGGACGGCTTCTGGGAGTGGCTTGCCGAGGTGGAGATGCTGGCGGACCTCCTCGCCACGGAGGATCCCGCCGCGTGGATTTTCCGGATGGAACTGCGCCTCTACGGACATTTGCTCCGGGAAACGGAGCGGAACGGACAGAAGGGAAAACTGCTCGACGACTATTCCGCCGTGGCGGTGCTGGTCGGTGCCGACACCGCCGCGAACGACACGGACGACAGGAGGGAAGACCCGTGGGATTGA
- a CDS encoding VWA domain-containing protein codes for MGMTSRRPQKSASERTDASGTFRRGTPPPIAGRTLPLPLLLLLFVPGVLLALLTWSPGASAQDAPTEPTRFRLVGSRIAPPTTPQEVLRVLAYVELLDENERPVKGVSPDSAACTLGATVLDNPRFTPLAAEEGTAVVFLVDVSKSLKQNEFSRIRDALAAWADSLGEADRGAVMLFGERVRLVQDFTADKAALAAAIKELALTDNRTELHAGIAEGLRLAARGDEALPPRRVVVVVSDGIEDAPGGTSRDEVLASLREHPIPVYAVGFALPPLTNAKRDGLAVLGEFARTSGGALTTVEKPDAFQGAFETLRERINSVYLLAADAGAIVPDGKTHRLQVTLRVGSRTFTDGTDLRVLPLPGLLAAGASPDLEAAAVTAPESTTAVTGAPKTTSPSPQAAETPTPSPGRNLPLLALGAGVALLVLMALFRNGKRTPREKETPPAPEEPAAERTGAAPRIVAGEGFFLRLTVLKGADVSRHYDAVVTDRLSLGRSSKGNGMVLKGDMGISGTHCEFFLEKGRLFVRDLGSTNGTYVNGVAIVGPCPLSDQDRLLLGSTELRVHLPASASREDRKS; via the coding sequence ATGGGAATGACATCGAGACGCCCCCAGAAGTCCGCCTCCGAAAGAACCGATGCTTCCGGAACGTTCCGCCGGGGAACGCCGCCCCCCATCGCCGGAAGAACCCTGCCGCTCCCGCTCCTCCTTCTGCTCTTCGTACCGGGCGTGCTGCTTGCTCTTTTGACCTGGAGTCCCGGTGCTTCCGCACAGGACGCACCGACGGAGCCGACCCGGTTCCGCCTCGTGGGAAGCCGCATCGCCCCGCCCACGACGCCGCAGGAAGTCCTGCGGGTGCTCGCCTACGTGGAACTCCTCGACGAAAACGAGCGCCCCGTCAAGGGCGTCTCCCCGGACAGCGCGGCCTGCACCCTCGGCGCGACGGTGCTCGACAATCCCCGCTTCACCCCGCTCGCCGCCGAGGAGGGAACGGCGGTGGTCTTTCTCGTGGACGTCTCCAAGTCCCTCAAGCAGAACGAGTTCTCCCGCATCCGGGACGCGCTCGCCGCCTGGGCGGACTCCCTCGGCGAGGCCGACCGGGGAGCGGTGATGCTCTTCGGCGAACGGGTTCGCCTGGTGCAGGACTTCACCGCCGACAAAGCGGCCCTTGCCGCCGCCATCAAGGAACTGGCCCTCACGGACAACCGCACGGAACTTCACGCGGGCATCGCCGAGGGGCTTCGCCTCGCCGCCCGCGGCGATGAGGCGCTTCCGCCGCGGCGCGTGGTCGTGGTCGTCTCCGACGGCATCGAGGACGCGCCGGGCGGCACGTCCCGGGACGAGGTGCTCGCCTCTCTGCGGGAACATCCCATCCCCGTCTACGCCGTGGGCTTCGCCCTGCCACCCCTCACGAACGCGAAGAGGGACGGGCTCGCCGTTCTGGGAGAGTTCGCCCGCACCTCCGGCGGAGCCCTCACCACCGTGGAGAAGCCCGATGCGTTTCAGGGCGCCTTCGAGACGCTCCGGGAGCGGATCAACAGCGTCTATCTCCTCGCCGCCGACGCGGGGGCGATCGTCCCCGACGGAAAGACGCACCGCCTGCAGGTGACGCTCCGAGTGGGGAGCCGCACCTTCACGGACGGCACGGACCTTCGGGTCCTTCCCCTTCCGGGCCTCCTCGCCGCCGGAGCGTCCCCTGACCTGGAGGCCGCCGCGGTCACCGCGCCGGAAAGCACCACCGCCGTAACGGGAGCACCGAAGACAACCTCCCCTTCACCCCAGGCCGCGGAAACGCCCACACCCTCGCCGGGCCGGAACCTTCCCCTTCTCGCCCTTGGGGCCGGCGTGGCCCTGCTGGTGCTGATGGCGCTCTTCCGAAACGGCAAACGCACCCCGCGGGAGAAAGAAACACCCCCCGCGCCGGAAGAACCCGCGGCGGAAAGGACGGGCGCCGCACCGCGCATCGTCGCCGGAGAGGGATTCTTCCTGCGCCTCACCGTCCTCAAGGGAGCCGACGTATCGCGCCACTACGACGCGGTGGTGACGGACCGCCTTTCCCTGGGGCGCTCCTCCAAGGGAAACGGCATGGTCCTCAAAGGAGACATGGGCATCTCGGGAACGCACTGCGAGTTCTTTCTGGAAAAAGGGCGCCTTTTCGTCCGTGACCTGGGCTCCACCAACGGCACCTACGTGAACGGCGTGGCCATCGTGGGCCCCTGCCCACTTTCGGACCAGGACAGACTGCTTCTGGGCAGCACGGAGCTTCGGGTGCACCTTCCCGCATCCGCGTCCAGAGAAGACCGGAAGAGCTGA
- a CDS encoding response regulator, with amino-acid sequence MDLREERREASPPRVLVVEDEVLTALDLQACLERAGYRVVDIVFSGEDAVRRAKELQPDLVLMDISLKGDLGGIEAARLMQGNGEVSVIFLTAHTDQETLARAKALAPRGFLTKPFMERDLLDKLAVARE; translated from the coding sequence ATGGACTTGCGGGAAGAACGGCGTGAAGCGTCTCCGCCAAGGGTGCTCGTCGTTGAGGATGAGGTGCTCACTGCCCTGGATCTCCAGGCCTGTTTGGAGCGGGCGGGATATCGCGTCGTGGACATCGTCTTCTCCGGGGAGGACGCGGTGCGTCGAGCCAAGGAACTGCAACCCGACCTGGTGCTCATGGACATCTCCCTCAAGGGGGATCTGGGAGGGATCGAGGCGGCTCGGCTCATGCAGGGCAACGGAGAAGTGTCCGTCATTTTTCTCACGGCCCACACGGATCAGGAAACGCTCGCCCGGGCCAAGGCACTGGCGCCTCGGGGCTTTCTCACCAAACCCTTCATGGAAAGAGATCTCCTCGACAAACTCGCCGTCGCCCGGGAGTGA
- a CDS encoding PP2C family protein-serine/threonine phosphatase, whose amino-acid sequence MTIRPDMRGPNMCPPAPEVETAPVILPGNAQDQGKRREQQDAFTISDPEHTVFLAHAGLLAVVADGMGGMKCGGDASLLAADTMLEAYAVKRPEEPVEEALLRSLRRANRAVLEMACRNGVAGDSGTTLVAAAVLGNRLWWISAGDSRLYLARKGELLRLTEDHVYATELDRSVLLGRISPEEALFHPEREALTSFLGLEPLPKVDRNRNPLRLEAGDRLLLCSDGLYKFLPPEETAAILCDGERRHPQAQAERLVEATLRKDAPGQDNITVVVLGVERPEAPRTSGNGGLSSLWAELERGFASLTERARGVLALEPGEKP is encoded by the coding sequence ATGACGATCCGCCCGGACATGCGCGGCCCAAACATGTGCCCCCCCGCCCCGGAAGTGGAAACGGCTCCGGTGATTCTTCCGGGCAACGCCCAGGACCAGGGCAAACGCCGGGAACAGCAGGACGCCTTCACCATCTCGGACCCGGAACACACGGTCTTTCTGGCCCACGCGGGTCTTCTCGCAGTGGTCGCCGACGGAATGGGGGGCATGAAGTGCGGCGGCGACGCAAGTCTCCTCGCCGCGGACACCATGCTCGAAGCCTATGCGGTGAAACGCCCGGAGGAACCCGTGGAGGAGGCCCTCCTCCGTTCCCTGCGCAGGGCAAACCGCGCCGTTCTGGAGATGGCCTGCCGGAACGGCGTGGCGGGCGACTCCGGAACGACCCTCGTCGCCGCGGCAGTCCTCGGCAACCGCCTCTGGTGGATCTCCGCAGGCGACAGCCGGCTCTACCTGGCCCGCAAGGGAGAACTGCTCCGGCTCACCGAGGATCACGTCTACGCGACGGAACTGGACCGCTCGGTCCTCCTCGGCCGCATCTCCCCCGAGGAGGCGCTCTTTCACCCCGAGCGCGAGGCACTGACGAGCTTTCTCGGCCTGGAACCCCTTCCCAAAGTGGACCGCAACCGGAACCCTCTTCGCCTTGAAGCGGGAGACCGGCTCCTCCTCTGCAGCGACGGGCTCTACAAATTTCTTCCTCCGGAAGAGACGGCGGCGATTCTTTGCGACGGGGAGCGGCGCCATCCCCAGGCGCAGGCGGAGCGCCTCGTGGAGGCGACGCTGCGCAAGGACGCTCCCGGCCAGGACAACATCACCGTGGTGGTTCTCGGCGTGGAACGTCCCGAAGCGCCCAGGACATCCGGAAACGGAGGGCTCTCCTCCCTATGGGCCGAACTGGAGCGCGGCTTCGCTTCTCTGACGGAACGGGCACGGGGCGTCCTCGCCCTCGAACCGGGAGAAAAGCCGTGA
- a CDS encoding FHA domain-containing protein, with translation MRQGLLWFEWLKRKEPLHLTLWALLLCVFLTASFCADARPTAADDLRFFRASQVVSEYPRIRIFLTLPRESATSGKISPETLQARLGDAVLPVRSVRPFSREEDGVAYIFLVDVSKSLREAQLADMRIALSAWVDAMGPKDRAMIITFGERVHLLRDFDGNSEALRAAVRTLRPTDMLTELHGGLARALDMGKRLDPGLPSRKVIVVLSDGKNEMLGGITRAEVLRRMEEGAPPIFALGYFAPPLDEEKREHLRLLGELATSSGGAYFQPDGTPVETIFTAMRSAIDDTLVVDLDAGAISPDGSLKRLFLSLKTEDATLTYTAPLRLLPSEVRPASASGDSSAEQTLSANSASGLTPPSETPESAKETTHTPETSPAGTAPAEKAQETAATPEDTLRGGAPSDTAVGVGAAAPEAQRSPETGAAPTAHAPGATKEEAPPASEKTRTPSPSSTKTGGAAPEPTPGTAATGSGTSGETSEAKPASPRLTPLLAILLGGIALIAITTLLLLPREQRRKGTETGSGTSRKEHRSMRLRMEISRSGKVLGAYAADITERIVLGRGSECDVRLSGDETVSHRHCELSLAGGILAVRDLGSTNGTLLDGTPVPGDRAIPVTDGARLLLGNTTVTLFPGATSGDPSGERRNTSERALP, from the coding sequence ATGAGACAGGGACTCCTCTGGTTCGAATGGCTCAAAAGAAAGGAACCACTCCACCTCACTCTGTGGGCGCTTCTCCTGTGTGTTTTCCTTACGGCATCGTTTTGTGCCGACGCCCGGCCCACCGCTGCCGACGATCTCCGCTTCTTTCGGGCAAGCCAGGTCGTCTCGGAATATCCCCGAATTCGAATTTTCCTCACACTCCCCCGGGAAAGCGCAACGTCCGGGAAAATTTCCCCGGAAACACTCCAGGCGCGCCTGGGCGACGCGGTTCTTCCGGTCCGTTCGGTGCGCCCCTTCTCCAGAGAGGAAGACGGCGTCGCCTACATCTTTCTCGTGGACGTCTCCAAGTCCCTTCGGGAAGCCCAACTGGCGGACATGCGCATCGCTCTTTCCGCCTGGGTGGACGCCATGGGCCCGAAGGATCGGGCCATGATAATCACCTTCGGCGAACGCGTCCACCTTCTCCGGGACTTCGACGGAAACTCCGAGGCCCTTCGGGCGGCGGTGAGGACGCTCCGCCCCACGGACATGCTCACCGAACTCCACGGCGGCCTCGCCCGGGCGCTGGACATGGGCAAACGCCTCGACCCGGGACTTCCGTCCCGAAAGGTCATCGTAGTCCTCTCCGACGGCAAGAACGAGATGCTTGGGGGCATCACCCGGGCGGAGGTGTTGCGCCGCATGGAGGAAGGCGCTCCTCCCATCTTCGCCCTCGGCTATTTCGCCCCTCCTCTGGACGAGGAGAAACGGGAGCACCTGCGTCTTCTGGGAGAGCTGGCGACATCCTCCGGTGGGGCCTATTTCCAGCCCGACGGAACACCCGTCGAGACCATCTTCACCGCCATGCGGAGCGCCATCGACGACACCCTCGTGGTGGATCTCGACGCGGGAGCCATCTCCCCCGACGGATCACTGAAGCGTCTCTTTCTCTCCCTGAAAACCGAGGATGCCACCCTCACCTACACGGCCCCGCTGCGCCTCCTTCCTTCGGAAGTGCGCCCCGCCTCCGCCTCCGGAGACTCCTCGGCGGAACAGACCCTCTCTGCAAACAGCGCCTCCGGTCTCACTCCGCCCTCAGAAACGCCGGAAAGCGCGAAAGAAACGACGCACACGCCCGAGACATCCCCGGCAGGAACCGCTCCGGCGGAGAAGGCCCAGGAAACTGCCGCGACTCCCGAGGACACCCTCCGGGGCGGAGCCCCTTCGGACACTGCCGTCGGCGTCGGCGCCGCCGCTCCGGAAGCACAACGTTCTCCGGAAACCGGAGCGGCTCCGACGGCCCACGCTCCCGGAGCGACGAAGGAAGAGGCGCCCCCCGCGTCGGAAAAGACCCGAACGCCAAGTCCCTCCTCCACAAAGACGGGCGGTGCCGCGCCGGAACCGACGCCCGGGACGGCTGCCACCGGATCCGGAACCTCCGGGGAAACATCCGAGGCAAAACCCGCCTCGCCGAGGCTGACGCCTCTGCTCGCCATTCTTCTCGGCGGCATCGCGCTCATCGCGATCACGACGCTCCTCCTGCTCCCCCGGGAACAGCGGAGGAAGGGAACGGAGACCGGGTCAGGAACCTCGCGCAAGGAACACCGAAGCATGCGGCTCCGTATGGAGATCTCCCGGTCCGGCAAGGTTCTCGGCGCCTACGCCGCGGACATCACCGAGCGGATCGTGCTGGGCCGGGGTTCCGAGTGCGACGTGCGCCTCTCCGGAGACGAGACGGTGTCGCATCGTCACTGCGAACTCAGCCTTGCAGGAGGAATCCTCGCCGTGCGGGACCTCGGCTCCACAAACGGAACACTTCTCGACGGCACACCCGTTCCGGGTGACCGCGCCATCCCCGTCACCGACGGCGCGCGCCTTCTGCTGGGAAACACGACGGTGACGCTCTTTCCCGGAGCAACCTCCGGAGACCCCTCCGGAGAGCGCCGCAACACCTCGGAGCGTGCGCTCCCATGA
- a CDS encoding PAS domain S-box protein: MGLRRRLALALGSMCILIFAGLGLLFGGLSRERPRAVPEAPHEGVTRRPVLPDLFEEIGKVLRSPERGILPKIPLSPSIPSPLSTQAPPPETPPVRPFFPAFLAAGLVTALLAYLLVHRLVLARLLRLTEELRCISETGEQGRRVTVKGKDQLAMLANSVNDLMDALETSMIREREHATRLQALTNNIPGAVYRSRNDAAWTKLYLSGHFQDITGYAPEEFLGVNGRGFAEIIHPDDLEKVRAGVAESSRKGLPFTLEYRIVRPDGSVRWISDRGRVVQDELTEKTWLDGVLLEETERRRVLEALGESEARHRAIFENAGSAMILTDEDGQIVMANEEFCRLTGYSREEVEHRLFWTAFVPPEELPQVLEMTSRRQNAPETVPRRYETRLTDRTGRHLDVIVCADLIPGSRQQVASFLDITEIRTVQSALEASERRFREFAESLPQVVFEIDLEGTVLFVNKNAGVTLGYSPEELRSGFNALSIIAPEDRERARNRMEERLRGDDNPAHGEYTGLRRDGSRFPLAVYLRPILVEGRPQGFRGLLVDMTHQKELEERLRFYSLHDPLTGLYNRTFFDEELRRLSAGRDDPVGIVICDLDGLKFLNDTMGHAVGDRILTETAHILRRAFRKNDVLARIGGDEFAALLPRCDGNALARIVETIFREVERHNESTPALPLSISVGHASGNAGEVRIEALFAAADDNMYRAKNDRREASRHFLLERLRRALDLREFSDGEHLRRLERHLLSLAEPLGIPREARQLLHSLAHWHDIGMVTVDESIVLRPGPLTPEEWKEIRRHPETGARIVASFQDLAALAPWILAHHERWDGAGYPLGLKGEEIPLESRMLALVHAYDAMTSPRPWRPARSPEEARAELRRCAGTQFDPNMVELFLALPEDSEGERHISADVSRVNASS, encoded by the coding sequence ATGGGACTTCGACGACGCCTCGCTCTCGCTCTCGGCAGCATGTGCATCCTGATCTTCGCCGGACTAGGCCTCCTCTTCGGCGGCCTTTCCCGGGAGCGTCCCCGTGCCGTTCCGGAAGCACCCCACGAAGGCGTCACCCGACGACCCGTCCTTCCCGATCTTTTCGAGGAAATCGGGAAGGTGCTGCGTTCTCCCGAGAGAGGCATCCTTCCGAAAATCCCCCTTTCCCCATCCATCCCATCGCCGCTCTCCACCCAAGCACCTCCTCCGGAGACGCCCCCGGTTCGCCCCTTCTTCCCGGCCTTCCTCGCCGCCGGACTCGTGACCGCCCTCCTCGCCTATCTTCTCGTGCACCGCCTCGTCCTTGCCCGTCTCCTCCGCCTTACGGAGGAGCTGCGGTGCATCAGCGAAACGGGCGAGCAGGGACGGCGCGTCACCGTGAAGGGAAAGGACCAGCTCGCCATGTTGGCGAACTCCGTGAACGATCTCATGGACGCCCTGGAAACGTCCATGATCCGGGAGCGGGAACATGCAACACGCCTGCAGGCACTGACCAACAACATCCCCGGCGCGGTGTACCGCAGCCGCAACGACGCCGCATGGACAAAGCTCTATCTGAGCGGACACTTTCAGGACATCACCGGCTACGCTCCCGAGGAATTCCTCGGTGTGAACGGGCGGGGCTTCGCGGAGATCATTCACCCCGACGATCTGGAGAAGGTGCGCGCCGGCGTGGCCGAGAGCAGCCGAAAGGGACTTCCCTTCACGCTGGAGTACCGCATCGTCCGCCCCGACGGCAGCGTGCGTTGGATCTCCGACCGGGGGCGGGTCGTACAGGACGAACTGACGGAAAAAACCTGGCTGGACGGGGTGCTTCTGGAGGAAACGGAGCGACGGCGCGTCCTGGAGGCCCTCGGCGAGTCCGAGGCCAGACACAGGGCCATCTTCGAGAACGCGGGAAGCGCCATGATCCTCACCGACGAGGACGGGCAGATCGTCATGGCCAACGAGGAGTTCTGCCGTCTCACGGGCTACTCCAGGGAAGAGGTGGAACATCGCCTCTTCTGGACAGCCTTCGTTCCCCCCGAAGAGCTGCCCCAAGTCCTGGAGATGACCTCCCGGCGGCAGAACGCACCGGAAACCGTTCCCCGGCGCTATGAGACGCGCCTGACGGACAGGACGGGAAGACACCTGGACGTGATCGTCTGCGCCGATCTCATTCCCGGTTCTCGGCAACAGGTGGCCTCTTTCCTGGACATCACGGAGATCCGAACCGTCCAGAGCGCCCTCGAGGCAAGCGAACGCCGCTTCCGTGAATTCGCCGAATCTCTTCCCCAGGTGGTCTTCGAGATAGACCTGGAGGGAACTGTCCTCTTCGTCAACAAGAACGCCGGAGTCACCCTCGGCTATTCGCCGGAGGAACTCCGGAGCGGGTTCAACGCCCTTTCCATCATCGCCCCCGAGGACAGAGAACGTGCCCGGAACCGCATGGAGGAACGCCTCCGTGGCGACGACAACCCCGCCCACGGAGAATACACCGGACTCCGCCGGGACGGCTCGCGCTTTCCCCTGGCGGTCTATCTCCGCCCGATCCTCGTCGAAGGCCGCCCCCAGGGCTTCCGAGGACTTCTCGTGGACATGACCCACCAGAAGGAGCTGGAGGAACGGCTCCGCTTCTACAGCCTCCACGATCCGCTCACGGGACTCTACAACCGTACCTTCTTCGACGAGGAACTGCGTCGCCTCAGCGCCGGACGGGACGATCCCGTGGGAATCGTGATCTGCGACCTGGACGGGCTCAAATTCCTCAACGACACCATGGGACATGCCGTGGGCGACCGCATTCTCACCGAGACCGCGCACATTCTCCGAAGGGCTTTCCGCAAAAACGACGTGCTGGCCCGCATCGGCGGAGACGAATTCGCCGCCCTGCTCCCCCGCTGCGACGGCAACGCGCTGGCCCGCATCGTGGAGACAATCTTCCGGGAGGTGGAGCGCCACAACGAATCCACTCCGGCCCTTCCTCTGTCCATTTCCGTGGGACACGCCTCGGGAAATGCCGGAGAGGTCCGCATCGAGGCGCTCTTCGCCGCCGCGGACGACAACATGTACCGGGCCAAGAACGACCGCCGGGAGGCATCCCGCCATTTCCTTCTGGAACGCCTGCGGAGAGCGCTCGACCTCCGGGAATTCAGCGACGGGGAGCATTTGCGGCGTCTCGAACGCCACCTCCTCTCCCTGGCGGAGCCCCTCGGCATCCCCAGGGAGGCCCGGCAGCTTCTGCATTCGCTCGCGCACTGGCACGACATCGGCATGGTCACCGTGGACGAGTCCATCGTGCTCCGCCCGGGCCCCCTCACGCCGGAAGAGTGGAAGGAAATCCGCCGCCACCCCGAAACAGGGGCGCGCATCGTCGCCTCCTTCCAGGATCTGGCGGCCCTTGCGCCGTGGATCCTGGCCCACCACGAGCGGTGGGACGGGGCGGGATATCCCCTTGGTCTCAAGGGCGAGGAGATCCCCCTGGAGAGCCGCATGCTCGCCCTTGTCCACGCCTACGACGCCATGACATCCCCCCGGCCCTGGCGCCCGGCCCGAAGTCCCGAGGAAGCCCGGGCCGAACTCCGACGGTGCGCGGGAACCCAGTTCGATCCCAACATGGTGGAACTGTTCCTCGCCCTGCCCGAGGATTCCGAGGGCGAGCGTCACATCTCCGCCGACGTCTCTCGGGTGAACGCTTCCTCCTGA